A genome region from Ammoniphilus oxalaticus includes the following:
- a CDS encoding bifunctional 4-hydroxy-2-oxoglutarate aldolase/2-dehydro-3-deoxy-phosphogluconate aldolase: MDKLANLQRLIDSGFVAVVRRPGADQIDAIAEALVAGGVGALEITVDTPNVWAMIARIKHQFGQRVLVGAGTVLDAPTAKTAIEMGADFIFAPVWDEETIQLTNRYGKISIPGVMTPTEIVKAYQAGADLLKIFPGRSLGVDYIKELRGPLGHIPMMPTGGITLENVAKFIQNGAVAVGVGGALLDQQLIEAGRYDELEALARQFSTAIQAARREEQR; this comes from the coding sequence ATGGACAAGTTAGCGAACTTGCAGAGATTAATCGATTCGGGATTCGTTGCCGTGGTTCGTCGGCCTGGCGCCGATCAAATTGACGCCATAGCGGAAGCGTTAGTTGCGGGCGGTGTCGGGGCCTTGGAAATCACTGTCGACACACCGAATGTGTGGGCCATGATTGCCCGCATTAAACATCAGTTTGGGCAGCGGGTGTTGGTTGGAGCGGGCACGGTGTTAGACGCGCCTACGGCTAAAACGGCGATTGAAATGGGAGCCGATTTTATATTTGCGCCGGTTTGGGATGAGGAAACGATTCAGCTTACAAATCGTTACGGAAAGATTTCAATTCCTGGGGTAATGACGCCGACGGAAATTGTAAAAGCTTATCAGGCAGGGGCTGATTTGTTGAAGATTTTCCCCGGCCGTTCGCTAGGTGTTGATTATATTAAAGAATTGCGCGGTCCTTTAGGACATATTCCAATGATGCCAACGGGGGGAATCACTCTCGAAAATGTCGCGAAGTTCATTCAAAATGGAGCTGTTGCTGTCGGCGTCGGTGGGGCGTTACTCGATCAGCAGTTGATCGAGGCGGGTCGTTATGATGAATT